In Thunnus albacares chromosome 1, fThuAlb1.1, whole genome shotgun sequence, the DNA window cagaacatgcttttatgtcatttttcctAATGGACCATTTTATATCATAATGCCACTTTTCATCAAGACAAACAAGGAAGAGCCAGTTATGTGATTGGCTgtcaaagcaacaaaaaaatcagattaccgtaattaaaagtgtcattatgaaatgaaatagTGATTGGGATACccatattatcatttattttgttattttgtcatgtACTTGATTGATACTGAACACTTTGGGTCTTAATAATTAAGcaaattaataaataactgAGATAGAGATGTGATCTAAATTCTTGTGGTATGttttacaaagtaaagaaaataactgaagCAAGTGTAAATACTTTAACTAGGGTAACATTAAGTTGATCTGTTCAGTGCTGATAGATGTGTGCATTATCATTACATTTACTATGCTTTCATATGCTGAATTAGTGCTATCATCcaacaacaaattaaacatttaaaatgtactgTGTAATGTTTGTCAGTCCTCAAGTATCACAAATAGCTGACTATTTGAGGGTGAAGTTTTCATTTGATACCAACATGTATgcttacagtatatatactgtatttgtatatataGTTTGATAtcatataattaaaaatgtatccaaTTAAGAAGTTTAAAAGCTAAAACTTGCTTTTGATCTGTGATCAAAAGTATGACATATGGCCACCAACAAAAGTAAcaattaataatacaaaataataatgacCTCATAATATGATGTCCATGCTGCTTCCTCAGTGTCTGTCATATTGTCTTCAAGGTAGTCATAGTGCCTGTAGTAGTGGCCGTGCATAAAGCTGGGCAGGATGTGCAGTATAGTCCAAAATGCTGCTAGCACAGTGACAATACTCAGAGCCAAGGACATGGTCACCTACATGTAGAAACCAACAGAGAATGATGAAGGAGAAACAGACTGTAAGACAAAGAGCAATTTACAAAACTTAATAGTATAAGTTCATACAATATATGGACAAGATGGAGAGCCCAGCAAATGACCATGTAATTTGTGCaatgcattgtttttatgaccaaatagctgcaaaactaatgacatttccatccatCCTCAGCTGGATGGGAATATCATTAGCTACTTTTTATTCCTAAAAATTAGtcaatgttagcatgctaacagctaaactaagatggtgaacatgttggAATTGTCATTGTGAGCGTCCTGATGTTAGgttttagctcaaagcaccactgtgcttATAGTATAGCCTCACagaactgctagcatggctatagACCCTCAGTCTTGTTGTTTTCCAGTCAATAATGAATTTATTCCTTTATACTCTGATTTAATTAAGAATCCTAATGAGGGCCTCTATAATGATAGGTCTTGGAAAACTTACCACTATTGCTTCAAAATATTACAATGTAGCTTACTGTTTTCTTGGTTGGGTTGTGCTCTGTCAGAATGTATAGAATCCCACACAAGATGTGCttcaagaggaggaggaaaaaaggtgTTTTATTATGTATCCCTCAAATGTTGTGGTATAACACATtgcattttgtaaaaacaaagcCTATTGCGGGTGCTTAACTACTGAAGTGATACAAATAATGTTGAAATCACTATCACCCTTCAACCAAATCCTATAAGAACATTTATTATCGGTGGTGTCTTGGTTTTGCTAATAACTTCTgttctaaaatctaattttgCTGTTTATACTGATGAGTAATTCTGTTGTTGTGCTACCAACCAGTGTTCCCAGGAGGAATCCAGGTGGAATGATTGTCCATATATGATGATAAGAGAAATCTCCTTTGAATGAGACGGAAAGGATGAAGAAAGATGAGCCCAAGACCAGCACGATGATCTgagagaaaataacaaatacaacTTCTAGCATAATCTCTTTGACTCTGTGACCATGGAGGCAATAGTGGGTCTTAAATCTGTGACCTTGGAAAATACTgtgatacatgtgtgtatgtctcaCTCCAATAATCTTGGGTTGCCCCCTAATGAAGCGGTGTAAAGGTTTGCTGCCCCCCACTGTGGTGCCTTGAAGACTTGCATTATTCCCACCTGGTCCACTCACAGTGTAGAGCTCAGAAGACATCTTctagacaaacagacacaaaaatatatagACATTTACATGTATGTGCTGCATCCATGTTACACAGAATAAAGTAAATCATTTTGATTCACATCTTGATTGTGATTCTGCCACtcagttttggtttttattcAACAGTGGCTCTGATTTGTGCCAGATTATTTGAGTagcaaatgaaaaatacattgaaCATACCTACCTTTAGTTTCAGCAGATTTAGGCTGCCAAGAACACTATTTGGTACTCTGATATCTTGCTTTAGGAAATGCTTCCTCACGCTAGAGGTACATACTACCTTGCATTAAGTAATTTTCATGGCTAAACCTTTCGCACACTTTTGAGTGTGCACTGACATGTGAAACCATATGTGTGAAATGTAAGTGCAGTAAGTCCAAAAAGTCGTTTTAGGATTTGCTGATCAGAATTGAAATTTGAAATGAGTTTAatttttgtgtgcttttaaaGAAATCCCAAATCAAAAGCTATGTACTCTGGCCCCTACAAGGACTTTTTAGTTAGTACATTTTTACACTCCAATGTCAACATCACAAAAGTACTaacacatgtttttaatttaaaaagaactCAACAACTACAGTTCACATGAGGCTCTGACATGATTTTAATGGCTCATGGGATGCTGTTGTACAATGCTAACAATTGTCAATTGTTagcatttgtcattttaaacttgttaaaaaataacaatgtattGAAATTTAACTGTCCAATACAGTAGTAGATACAAAGCATGCTTAGAACATGGACAAACCCCCAGGAACATGTTTAAACTTTTCAAGAAGACTTATTTATGTGAAAGTCCATGAAGTTACAGGTGCTAGCTAAAAAAAGAAGTTGGGACTTGAAGGTCTGTTTGTAACTGTTAATGTTATCCCAGATAAGCTTAAGGTTACCTCCAACATGTGGAATAAATCCTGATGTTGACATCAAGAAAAGCTTATATCATGTAATGAGGAAATGCAAAACATCTGTTTCAAAGAGGGAGGTTGCAGAGATGGTGTAAGATGGTCTTGGTGTAAGTTATCTGTTAGATGTTATGTTACAAGCTACGACGTGGAACTTACTATTATTACATATTAATAAAAAGTGGAAAATATTATTGTAAAAGCGTCAAAATCCAAATAAACctgttacaaataaaactgacctTGTGCAGTTCTGCAGTCCCTGCTGTAGTTCGGTGTTAGCTCGTCTTGTAGTGAATAATCACATTCACATCAGGAGCAGCGTCACATTCACATCTGGAACAACGTAACAGTGAGGTGTGATTTGTGAACGATCGGTTATTTTTTAACTCATCCAGAGCTCTGTAATATATGCTGGTTGTAGCTAATGATTTAGAGCTAATGAAAGATTAGATTTATTCTTGTGGAGGTTTCTGGAGTCTTGTTGTTTGTTATTACAACATGCAACAATAAATCAAAGAACAATGGGACAAATCTGCGTTGGTGTTTCCtcatgttttaatcattttttaatttgtcatggGTCTAATTTGCCTGATCTATCTGGTTTCTCAGATATGGTGGAAACATAAACAGGATTGTACAACAGGGATTTTAAGTTCCAAGTTTTGTTCTtgagattagttcctctggttccaAAATACATGGAAGTTTTGGTCAAAAAGGAGCTTAATATGTGTCATTCTATGATCTCGACATATTAGGGAGACTGTCAGAGTGCTGTTGCCCTTTTTGTGGCCATCATTAACATGGATCAAGTTGCATTGAAGAAgttgtctcttttcttttacttttatcCATGACCTAATGTGCTAAAGTTACTTATTGTTAATAGCACCCAGCATTGCATTATGTAGGATGGGCATTACAATAAgaactgttgattatttttgtgttcattATTACTTCACTGTATGTGGTGGTAGGATTTGTGTAA includes these proteins:
- the si:ch1073-291c23.2 gene encoding uncharacterized protein si:ch1073-291c23.2 isoform X2 — protein: MSSELYTVSGPGDFSYHHIWTIIPPGFLLGTLHILCGILYILTEHNPTKKTVTMSLALSIVTVLAAFWTILHILPSFMHGHYYRHYDYLEDNMTDTEEAAWTSYYEDMGVTMEAIFVFYSFVSVIIFIVMSILAGAALRSTKSQAIIVMSTTRTETPAE
- the si:ch1073-291c23.2 gene encoding uncharacterized protein si:ch1073-291c23.2 isoform X1, with translation MSSELYTVSGPGGNNASLQGTTVGGSKPLHRFIRGQPKIIGIIVLVLGSSFFILSVSFKGDFSYHHIWTIIPPGFLLGTLHILCGILYILTEHNPTKKTVTMSLALSIVTVLAAFWTILHILPSFMHGHYYRHYDYLEDNMTDTEEAAWTSYYEDMGVTMEAIFVFYSFVSVIIFIVMSILAGAALRSTKSQAIIVMSTTRTETPAE